The genomic DNA CCTTTTATCAAGACCTCAATATTGATAAAACGAGGTATCAGTTTACTATCGATGTAAGTTCTTCCCTGCTGGTAAGGGGCTGCTTGCATTTGAATGTCAGCATCTACATCACCAAGCCCAATTATGCTCTGTATGACGTATGGTCCTGTTTCAGCCAATTGAACGCTATATGGTCCATTCTCAATCGTTAAGACTCTCATCCCATCGACAGCCCCCTTCCGAGATCTA from Jeotgalibacillus aurantiacus includes the following:
- a CDS encoding phage tail family protein, coding for MRVLTIENGPYSVQLAETGPYVIQSIIGLGDVDADIQMQAAPYQQGRTYIDSKLIPRFINIEVLIKGTNDEDISTKREHLGKVCNPVSGQLRIQYEYGGRIKETYGAADHVPRYLSG